The genomic DNA ACGATCGTTACGTCGCCTGCGGTGACTTCGGACAGCGATTACGCGGGGCTCGACCCTCCCGACATCTCGGTCGTGAATCTCAACGACGACTTCACGAGCATGACCATTGGCGACGTGGGTCTCGTCGAGGGAAACACCGGCACAACGAGCTTCGTATTCCCAGTCACGCTGACGGCCCCGTCCGAAGCGGAGGTGAGCGTCGGCTACGCCACCCAGGATGATACCGCCACTGCCGGGAGCGATTACCAGGCTATCAGCGGTACCTTGATCTTTCCGCCGGGAACCCTCGTCCGGATGATTCCGGTCTCGGTCACCGGCGATACCGCATTCGAGGGCGACGAACGTTTCTTCGTCGATCTTACGGGAGCCGTGGGCGCGGACATTTTGGACGGACGGGGTGTAGGAACGATTTTGAATGACGACGCTCCCACCCTCTCCGTGAGTGCCACATCAGTCGCCCTGGGCGGCTCGGTGCAGGTCACGCTGTCGGATGGGCCCGGTAACCGCACCGATTGGGTGGCCCTCGCCAAGGTGGGAAGCCCGCTGACGAGCTACTCGGACTGGCAATACCTGAATGGAACGCACTCCGTGCCCACGACGGGATTGACCTCTGCGGTGCTGACGTTCAACATGCCGCGGACACTGGGAGATTACGAGTTTCGGTTCTTCGCGAACAACGGCTACACCCTTCTGGCCACGAGTCCAGCCGTCTCGCTCAGGCCGCCCACTCTGACGTCGAGCGCGGCGTCGGTCGGGCCGGGTGGCTCGGTGCAGGTGAGCGTTGCCGAAGGTCCCGGTTACCGCGGGGACTGGGTGGCCCTCTCGGCGGTGGGGAGTCCTACGACGAGCTACCTCGACTGGAAGTATCTGAACGGGACTCGCTCCATGCCTGCCACTGGAGTGACTTCGGCGACGCTGACGTTCGTCATGCCCCAGCCACTCGGGAACTACGTGTTCCGATTCTTTGCCAACAATGGCAACACCCTTCTGGCCACGAGTCCTGTGGTGACGGTCGAGTTGCCCAGCACTCCGATCCTGGAAGTGGTACCAGCGAGCTTATCCTTTGGTACGGTGGCGACAAACTCGAGCGCCGAACAGGTCGTGACCGTGCGCAACATTGGAGCCGGGACGCTCGTTGGACAAGCCTCGGTGACCGGAGCGGGATTCAGCCTCGTGGGTAGCTCGAGCTACTCGCTCGGAGCCGGTGAGAGCGCTCCTCTGACCGTGCGTTTCGCGCCGTTGGTCGAAGGCGCGGCAATCGGAACGCTCAGCTTGACGGGCGCCGGGGGTGCGACGGTGCCCCTGGACGGCACGGGGGAGCAACCGTCGACCACACCGGTGCTCGAGGTCGATCCTTCGAGTCTATCCTTCGGAAGCGTCGGACTGGGCGCGAGCGCCGACCTTCCCATCACCGTGCGGAACGCGGGAGCCGGCGTTCTCACGGGAAACGCTAGTGTGACCGGTTCGGGGTTCCTGCTGGTCGGCGTTTCCAGCTACTCGCTCGGACCCGGCGAGGCGACGAGCGTGACGGTGCGTTTCACGCCGATGAGTGCCGGTGACGCGACCGGAACGTTGAGCTTGACGGGTGGCAACGGCGCCACGGTGCCCTTGAGCGGGTCGGGAACGCAGGGACCGAGCGTGGCAGTGAGCACTACGTCGGTCGCGTTGGGCGCGCCGGTGCAAGTCACGGTGTCGGAAGGACCCGGTAACCGCACCGATTGGGTGGCCCTCGCCAAGGTGGGAAGCCCGCTGTCGAGCTACTCGGACTGGCAGTACCTGAGCGGAACCCGCTCCGTGCCCGCGACGGGATTGACGTCCGCCGTGCTGACGTTCGTCATGCCGCGGACACTGGGAGATTACGAGTTTCGGTTCTTCGCGAACAACAGCTACACGCTTCTTGCCGCGAGTCCGGTTGTCTCGCTCCGGCCGCCCACTCTGACGTTGAGCACGACTTCGGTCGAGCCGGGTGGCTCGGTGCAGGTGAGTGTTGCCGAAGGTCCCGGCTACCGCGGCGACTGGGTGAGCCTGTCGTTAGTGGGTTCTGCTTCGACGAGCTACGTGGATTGGAAGTATCTGAGCGGAACTCGCTCCATGCCGGCCACCGGAGTAACGTCGGCGGTGCTGACGTTCGTCATGCCCCAGACGCCCGGAACCTATGAGTTCCGGTTCTTCGCCAATAACGGTTACACGCTGCTCGCCAAAAGCCCCGCGGTGGTGGTGAGCGTGGGGACGGACTGAGGGAGCGAGCGACAAACACAAGAAACCTCAGCGGGGTTTCGCGCGGGCTTTCGAAGCCTACTGGTGCCGAAGGGCGACCAGTGGGTCGACGCGGCTCGCGCGAATCGCCGGAAGCAGGCTCGCCACGAAAGCGACCGTTGCCAGAACGAGCGGAACGCCCGCGAACGTGAGCGGGTCTCGCGCGCTCCCGAACAGAAGCGTCGACACCAAGCTGGAGGCGCTGAGCGCGAGAACCAGTCCGATGACGCACCCCAGCCCGACGAGCGCCATCGCCTGCTTCATCACCATGCCCAGGACGTCTTTCTGAGCGGCGCCGAGCGCCATGCGTAGTCCGATCTCCTGATTGCGCTGGCTGACGTGATAGGCCATCACCCCGTAGAGCCCGATGGAGGCGAGGGCGAGAGCGAGAGCACCCATGCAGGCAAACAGGATGGCCCCGAGCTTCGGTGCCCAGAGCGACTGGTCGATCACTTCGGAAATGGTCCAGCTGTTCGTCACCGGAACGCGGCGATCCGCCTCCCGGAACCGCTCGCGCGCCAAAGCGAGGGCAGCGGACGGATCGCCCTCGGTGCGCAAATAAAGGACCATCGAGTCCGCGTAGCTTTGGCGCCGGGGGAGATACACCGCCGATTGCGGGTCCTCGCCGAGGGTCACGTACTTTGCGGTAGCCACGATGCCGACGACTTCGTGAAAGAAGTCATCGCCGTAGAAGCGAAATCGTTTTCCGATGGGCTCCGAATCGGGCCAGAAGTCTCGAGCCATCTGCTCGTTGACGATGGCGACCGGAGGCGAGTCTTCCCGGTCCACGGGCGTGAAGTCTCGGCCTCGGAGAAGGGGCGTCCCCGACGTTGCGAAGAAACCGTCATCCACCTGATTGGTGAGCACCAGGATCCCACTCTCGTCCTCGGGCTGCCCTTCGAGAAACACGCTCCGCTGGAATCCTCCGAAAAGCGGCAGATTGGTCGCCCAGGCGGCCGATGAAAGCCCAGGCTCGGCTCGAAGCCGGGTGAGGATGGCGTCGTAGAATGCGCGACCCTGAGGTGGATCGTACCCCGCTTGTCCCAGGTTCACCGTCATCACCGCCAGCTTCTCCGTCTCGAAGCCGGGATCGAGCCGATGCGCCGTCTCCAGGCTCCGCAAAAACAGCCCGGCCACGACGAGCGAGATGATGGACAGGGCGACTTGCGCGACGACGAGGCCGTTGCGAAGGCTGAATCGGCCACGCGCGCGGCCCGCGGTACGCGTCTCCTCTTTCAATGCGTCGACCACGGGTGCCCTCGACCCCTGGATCGCGGGGATGAGACCGAAGAGCACGCCGGTCAGGAGAGAAACGCCGAGCGTGAACAACAGGACCCGTCCGTCGAGCGCCAGCTCGACCACGTTCTGTGCGAGAAAAGGCGGGCGGGTGGACCAGATCAAGTCCTTCCCCCAGAAGGCGACGAGGAGCCCGAGCGCACCTCCCATCAGGCCGAGAATGAGGCTCTCCGACAAGAGCTGTCGCATGAGCCGCGATCGGCCGGCCCCCAGCGAAAGGCGGACGGCGATCTCCTTTCGCCGGCTCGAGGCTTGAGACAGCAGGAGATTGGCGACGTTGAAACAAGCGATTAGAAGCACCAGTCCCACGACGCTCATCAAGACGACGCCGCCTCCGACCAGCATGCCGCGAAACCCGGGGAAGATCGTCGCTTCGGTCAAAGGTCTAATCTCGATCGTTCGCCCTTTGTTGGGCTCGGGATATTCGGCTTCGAGCGATGCCGCGATCGTCTTCAAGTGCGCTTGAGCCTCCTCGGGCGTCGCCCCGGAGGGGAGGCGTCCGAAGACATTCAGTAACAGAGCTCGCCGGTCCTCGAACCATTCGTGGAACTGTGCGGGCAGCACCTCCCGGTACATCATCATCGGGACCCACACGTCCGGGCTGAACAACGCGTTCACCCCCTTGAAGCCCTCGGGCGCCACCCCCACGACGTCATAACTCACGCCGTTGATGGTAATGGTACGGTGAATCACCGAGGGGTCCTGCCCGAAACGTCTGGTCCAGAGGCCATAGCTCAGGACCGCCACGGGGCTCGCCCCCTCGACGCGATCCTCCTCGGGCAGGATGAAGCGGCCGATCGTCGGCTCGATGCTCAGGACCCGGAAATAGTTCCCGCTGACGATCTCCGTGAAAACCTGCTCGGGCTCCTCGCCCACGAGCATCGCCGTGGGAATCGGGAAGCCATAGGCGGCGAGAGCTTCGAAAGCTTCGTTCTGGTCGCGCAAGTCCTCGTAGTTCGGGAACGATACCTGGGTGAGACCGGCGGCGGCGTTGGCCTCGTCCTGGGTGAAGACGGCATAGAGCGACGAGGGGTCCTCGACCGGAAGAGGGTTCAAGAGGATCGTATTGACCAGTGTGAAGATGGTCGTGTTCGCGCCGATCCCCAGCGCGAGCGAAAGGACCGCCACCAAAGTGAACGCGGGCTTCTTCAGAAGCCCGCGCACGCTGAAGCGAATGTCTTGAAGGAGAGTCCCGATCAAATCAGGCGACTTCCACTTTTTCTTCGACGATCCGCCCGTCGAACAGCGACACCGTCCGTTCGGCGTACTGCGCGTAGCGCGGATCGTGGGTCACCATGCAGATGGTCGCACCGCCCTGATGGAGCTCGCGAAGGAGATCCATGACCGCTTCACCATTGGTCGAGTCGAGGTTACCCGTTGGCTCGTCGGCGAGGAGGATCGAAGGCTCGCCCACCACCGCCCGTGCCACGGCGACACGCTGCTGCTGACCACCCGAGAGCTGCGAAGGGAAATGTTTCATTCGATGCGCCATGCCGACTCTTTCGAGCGCATCATTCACCCGCTTCTTCCGCTCCGCCGACGGCATCCCGCGGTAAGTGAGAGGCAGCTCGACGTTCTCGTATACGTTGAGGTCGCCGATGAGATTGAACGCCTGGAAGATGAAGCCGACTTCACGGTTCCGGATCCGAGCCCGCTGCGAGAGGTTCAGATTCGCCACCGACTGGCCGTTCAAGATGTACGTGCCTTCGGTCGGTGTGTCCAAGAGCCCGAGAATGGAGAGCAAGGTCGACTTTCCGCAGCCCGAAGGCCCGTTGATCGAGACGTATTCTCCCTTGTTGATGTCGAGGTGGATGCCCGCGAGCGCGTGCGTCTCGACCTCGTCGGTGTAGAAGATCTTCGTCACTCCTTCGAGATGAATGAGGGCCGGGGACTCTTCTGCCATTTTTCGCTTCCTTCCTTGACTTGGTTATTAGTTCAATCGAATCCGATCGTAGGCGTCCCATGCCGAGGTGTCGGACAAGATGACTTCGTCTCCTTCAGTCAATCCGCCGATGACCTCGATGGTGTTTACCGAGCTTCTTCCCAGTCGAACTTGGGTGCGGACCGCGGTCTCTCCGTCGTCGAGCAGCTTGAAGAGGCCGATGGTGCTCTCTGCCTGGCCGTAGGCGGGACGGCCCACGTACAAAACGTCCGCCAGGCGTTCGAGCTCGATGGTTCCATCGACGCTCAAATCCGGACGAGCTCCCTTCGGAAGCTCGCCGACGAGCTGGACGTCGACGGTGACCGTGCCCTCTCGAACGGCGGGATCGATCCGCATGACCCGGCCCTCGATGAGCCCATTCCGGGTGTCGATGATCGCTTTCTGGTCGACCTCGATGTCCCGGGCCTGGGTCTCGGCGATACGAAGCTGCGCCTTGAGCTTGTCGGGCTGGGCCACGCGCGCGAGGTTGGCGCCCGGAGTGACCTCCTGGCCCACCTCGACGGCAAGCTCCTGCAGGACGCCCTCGATGCCCGCGCGCACCGTCAGGGCTTCTCTCTGGCTTCGCCGGAGCTCGTAGAGAGCGCGAAACTGCTCCACGGTCGCCCGTTTGGCGGCGAGCTGAGCCTCCACGGAAGCGCTGGCGATTTGAAGTCGCTGCTGTTCGAGCTCGTTGCGAGTCTCGAGCTCGTCCGCCCTGACCCGTGAACGCTTCTGAATGAGCTCGCCGATGAGTTTCTCGGCAAAGAGCCTTTCGTCGGCCTCGGCCTGGAGCCGGGCCTGGTTGTACTCCGAGGCGACGGTAGCGGCCCCAGCGCGCTGGTTCAGCAGCTGACTCTCGAGCCGAACCCTGAGGTCGGCGAGCTCCGCTTCCTGCGCCCGAAGCTGAAACTCGGCGTCGCGGAGCTCCTGCTCGAGCTCGGGGTTACTGAGCTCGAGAATCACCGTGTCCGTCTTGACCTCGGTGCCCGGGAGGAGCACCCTGCGGTCCACCCGTCCCCGCGTCCTCGCGGCGACCCACCGTATCGCCTCGGGCACCACGACGAGCGTTCCCGGACCGCGTACCTGGCGAATCATCTCGCCTCGCTCCACGACGTCCGTCCAAACCGTTGCGCGGTTGACACTGGGGGCAGCGGGCTCGAGGCGCGACAGTCCGAAGCTGATCGCGGCGATCCCAGCGAGAACTACGCCGGTGATGATGGCCGCCCGGATTCGCTTCTTTCTGACGACACCTTCCCGTTTTATGTCCAAGACCTACGAACCCCCTCTCTCGAATAACCTATGCGCAAACCGTGTGCCATTTGTTCCACAAAAACCGATTTCCTGCAAATAACCCCTTCTGAACGATTTGGCCGACCGGATGGCTCACGTTTCGCCCATAATTCGTGTTCGCTTTTGGGATCCTCGATCCCATTCGCGAACGGAGCGATAAACATCGGCCGTTGTATGATTTGCCGCCAATGACCGCCGCGATGCTCCCCGCTCCACCTGGACAAGGTCAGAATGAAGCCGCAACCCTCCTTCATATATAAGACGGGTTCTGGGGCGAACCGGTTGCTTTGCTGTCACGCGCCGACAGGCTCAGGCGTTTCGCTGGTCGAGATCGCGGCCCTCGTAGTAGCCCAGGTCGACGTTCTCGGAAGACTTTACGATGTGTGCGATTTGGCCGACGTGATACGAGAAGTGCTCCACGACATGCACCAGGGCCTGTAAGCCCGTCACGTCCTCGCCCTGGATTCGCCACTTGACCAGGAGGTGCTCTGGATCGAGTCCGTCGAGAACGGCGGCAGCCTCGTGGAGGGTCTTCTCCAGGCGCGCCATCACCACCGAGCCGGGAAGAGGGCCTCGCTCGGAGAACTCGCGAGAGCGGATGCGTTCATCTTTGGCGCCGCCGAGACCCGACACGACCCACTGCCGAAGGTTGCCCGTCAAGTGAAGCAGGAGATTCCCGACGCTGTTGGTGTTCTCGTTGGCACGGCGCCAGAGGTGCCCCGGGTCGAGCGTCGCGACCGCCTTCTGCAGACGAGGCCACGAGACTTCGAGGAGGTGGTGCCTGGCTTCGCGGATGAGCGCTTCACCGACCTGTCCCGACGGACTCGACAACACGCCCAAGGATAACTCAGTATGTTCCCTGTCCGATGGATCGGAAAGGAGCACTGATGGCATTAATGATTCTCTTAGTCGCGTCGGCGTTGTCGGCAGCCGCCCAACAGATCCAGGGAGCTTGGCGTCCGGAGGTCTACGTGCTCGAGGACGGAGCCGAGCTCACGGTCGAAGGCCGCATCTTCTTTACCGAGGCGGACTGGATGGTGCTCTTCTTCGTAACCGACGATGACGGCGAGCCGCGTCGCGGCTCGGCGGAAGGTGGCACGTACCGCCTCGAGGGGGATCGCCTCGAGTTCACCCACCACTACCACCTTTCGGCAGGAGAGGCTTTCGCGAGCCTCGCCGAGGCGCCGCTTCGAATGTCGATCGCCGGATCGAATGAGGCGGCGCGCGAACCCTGCCGCGTCGAGCTCGGGGAGGATGTGATGACGATCCATTTCCCCAGCGGAAACCGGATGCGATTCAGGCGATGACAGGGCGAACGTGGGAAGCGAAAAACCGCCTCCCTCGCCTCAAACGATATCCGCGAGACGCTGGCGGTCGAGAATTCGGATCCGACCGCGCGAAAGCGCCAAGATTTCATCTCGGCGAAGGCGATTGAGTATCGAGCACACGGTCTCGCGGCTGCTCCCGATGACGTTCGCGATCTCCGTCTGATTGAGGGGAAACCGCAGCTCGCCCGAGCGCGGGTCCGATTCGGTCAAAATGAGGTGTGCGAGCCTTTGTGGCACGGTCTCGAGCGCGAATCGAGCGGCTGTCAACTCCGCCTCGCGTTGCCGGGCATGCATCAGGCCGAGCAACCGGACGGCAAAGGGCGGATGATGTTCGATGGCTCGCTGTACGGCGGCGACCGGGATCGAAAAACATATCGAATCCTGGAGCGCCTGCACCTGGTTCGTGGCAACGATCGGCGCGGCGATGGCACCAA from Vicinamibacteria bacterium includes the following:
- a CDS encoding ABC transporter permease, yielding MIGTLLQDIRFSVRGLLKKPAFTLVAVLSLALGIGANTTIFTLVNTILLNPLPVEDPSSLYAVFTQDEANAAAGLTQVSFPNYEDLRDQNEAFEALAAYGFPIPTAMLVGEEPEQVFTEIVSGNYFRVLSIEPTIGRFILPEEDRVEGASPVAVLSYGLWTRRFGQDPSVIHRTITINGVSYDVVGVAPEGFKGVNALFSPDVWVPMMMYREVLPAQFHEWFEDRRALLLNVFGRLPSGATPEEAQAHLKTIAASLEAEYPEPNKGRTIEIRPLTEATIFPGFRGMLVGGGVVLMSVVGLVLLIACFNVANLLLSQASSRRKEIAVRLSLGAGRSRLMRQLLSESLILGLMGGALGLLVAFWGKDLIWSTRPPFLAQNVVELALDGRVLLFTLGVSLLTGVLFGLIPAIQGSRAPVVDALKEETRTAGRARGRFSLRNGLVVAQVALSIISLVVAGLFLRSLETAHRLDPGFETEKLAVMTVNLGQAGYDPPQGRAFYDAILTRLRAEPGLSSAAWATNLPLFGGFQRSVFLEGQPEDESGILVLTNQVDDGFFATSGTPLLRGRDFTPVDREDSPPVAIVNEQMARDFWPDSEPIGKRFRFYGDDFFHEVVGIVATAKYVTLGEDPQSAVYLPRRQSYADSMVLYLRTEGDPSAALALARERFREADRRVPVTNSWTISEVIDQSLWAPKLGAILFACMGALALALASIGLYGVMAYHVSQRNQEIGLRMALGAAQKDVLGMVMKQAMALVGLGCVIGLVLALSASSLVSTLLFGSARDPLTFAGVPLVLATVAFVASLLPAIRASRVDPLVALRHQ
- a CDS encoding Calx-beta domain-containing protein, which codes for ALVVYNADEVPRPAIVPAGATLTAEACGVGNGALDPGEMVTVDLPLRNVGLLDTNQLVATLEASGGVTSPSGPQNYGQLQVGAPPVSRSFSFVAEGVCGGEVIATLSLDDGGVAIGPVQFVFDLGLQVPSGLETTLSNTALIGIPIGGPADPYPSTIEVSGLTGRVGNVTVTLSGVSHPFPDDIDVLLVAPDGRSVVLMSDAGGGFALQNANITFDDGAAAAIPDGSAIVTGTYRPANYEGQSDEFLAPAPSGPYGSALADLSGADPNGTWRLYIIDDFFLDGGILSAGWSLTFDRNVPVCCGGIPGFQVSPGEITTTEAGGTATFTLALSSMPSAEVSIGLASSDPTEGLVSPVELVFDPNDAQLPKIVTVTGVDDTLIDGDVTFTIVTSPAVTSDSDYAGLDPPDISVVNLNDDFTSMTIGDVGLVEGNTGTTSFVFPVTLTAPSEAEVSVGYATQDDTATAGSDYQAISGTLIFPPGTLVRMIPVSVTGDTAFEGDERFFVDLTGAVGADILDGRGVGTILNDDAPTLSVSATSVALGGSVQVTLSDGPGNRTDWVALAKVGSPLTSYSDWQYLNGTHSVPTTGLTSAVLTFNMPRTLGDYEFRFFANNGYTLLATSPAVSLRPPTLTSSAASVGPGGSVQVSVAEGPGYRGDWVALSAVGSPTTSYLDWKYLNGTRSMPATGVTSATLTFVMPQPLGNYVFRFFANNGNTLLATSPVVTVELPSTPILEVVPASLSFGTVATNSSAEQVVTVRNIGAGTLVGQASVTGAGFSLVGSSSYSLGAGESAPLTVRFAPLVEGAAIGTLSLTGAGGATVPLDGTGEQPSTTPVLEVDPSSLSFGSVGLGASADLPITVRNAGAGVLTGNASVTGSGFLLVGVSSYSLGPGEATSVTVRFTPMSAGDATGTLSLTGGNGATVPLSGSGTQGPSVAVSTTSVALGAPVQVTVSEGPGNRTDWVALAKVGSPLSSYSDWQYLSGTRSVPATGLTSAVLTFVMPRTLGDYEFRFFANNSYTLLAASPVVSLRPPTLTLSTTSVEPGGSVQVSVAEGPGYRGDWVSLSLVGSASTSYVDWKYLSGTRSMPATGVTSAVLTFVMPQTPGTYEFRFFANNGYTLLAKSPAVVVSVGTD
- a CDS encoding DinB family protein, giving the protein MLSSPSGQVGEALIREARHHLLEVSWPRLQKAVATLDPGHLWRRANENTNSVGNLLLHLTGNLRQWVVSGLGGAKDERIRSREFSERGPLPGSVVMARLEKTLHEAAAVLDGLDPEHLLVKWRIQGEDVTGLQALVHVVEHFSYHVGQIAHIVKSSENVDLGYYEGRDLDQRNA
- a CDS encoding efflux RND transporter periplasmic adaptor subunit, whose product is MDIKREGVVRKKRIRAAIITGVVLAGIAAISFGLSRLEPAAPSVNRATVWTDVVERGEMIRQVRGPGTLVVVPEAIRWVAARTRGRVDRRVLLPGTEVKTDTVILELSNPELEQELRDAEFQLRAQEAELADLRVRLESQLLNQRAGAATVASEYNQARLQAEADERLFAEKLIGELIQKRSRVRADELETRNELEQQRLQIASASVEAQLAAKRATVEQFRALYELRRSQREALTVRAGIEGVLQELAVEVGQEVTPGANLARVAQPDKLKAQLRIAETQARDIEVDQKAIIDTRNGLIEGRVMRIDPAVREGTVTVDVQLVGELPKGARPDLSVDGTIELERLADVLYVGRPAYGQAESTIGLFKLLDDGETAVRTQVRLGRSSVNTIEVIGGLTEGDEVILSDTSAWDAYDRIRLN
- a CDS encoding ABC transporter ATP-binding protein, yielding MAEESPALIHLEGVTKIFYTDEVETHALAGIHLDINKGEYVSINGPSGCGKSTLLSILGLLDTPTEGTYILNGQSVANLNLSQRARIRNREVGFIFQAFNLIGDLNVYENVELPLTYRGMPSAERKKRVNDALERVGMAHRMKHFPSQLSGGQQQRVAVARAVVGEPSILLADEPTGNLDSTNGEAVMDLLRELHQGGATICMVTHDPRYAQYAERTVSLFDGRIVEEKVEVA
- a CDS encoding Crp/Fnr family transcriptional regulator; this encodes MASFVGNQESSGVEIPGSGIVKGATSTKAMPSQLNLGLPSSETAELLKRGIHVRTERQQILFGEGERVDRLFVVESGSFKRVRQSRDGRELILSLVGAGDLFGAIAAPIVATNQVQALQDSICFSIPVAAVQRAIEHHPPFAVRLLGLMHARQREAELTAARFALETVPQRLAHLILTESDPRSGELRFPLNQTEIANVIGSSRETVCSILNRLRRDEILALSRGRIRILDRQRLADIV